A segment of the Populus nigra chromosome 12, ddPopNigr1.1, whole genome shotgun sequence genome:
CCAAACAATCCCAGAACGAAGCCTATGTGGCTGCAAATCTTAAGCAGGCTTTGCTAAACACAAATGACTTTCCAACACCCAGTCTAAATGCAATTTCGGTGTGTTTTCAGCAGACAGAAAGGACTCTTCTGATTTCAAATGTCCACATCACAGCATGAACACCCaattaatattacaaaactTGTATGACAACACAGATTGATGTTTCTGTACCATTTGTAGAAACAACAATACTACAAATCAAGTGATTTTTAGCGTCGCATGTCTAATTCTCTTTTAATCCAAAATATAGAAGTCAAGAACAGGATCCTTCTCGTAAAGTAAATAGCATTATGAAACTctgtttttttccaatttaaacAGTCACATCAATCCAAACAAAGTTTCGGATGTTCGagtatattaaattttgtttgaatgcaAAACTCACTCAGCAGATCTTTACTTTAGGATCATCACAAAATGTCATCAACTCAAGCAGAAAACAGGTGTGTTGGGAGGCAATAGGTTGatcactttttattatttttttttaaattaatgggTTGATGTTGAATtgcaatttacaaaaaaaaaggagaaagagacCAAACACAAAAAGGCCCGTGTCAAGAGTTAATATAGCAAACAACTAAGCAAGTATCAATAACACCTCGTCATATTCACATCAATCTAGCAATTTTCTTGGGGTCGTGCAAGACTTCCTTAAATTACCACCAAATCTCAAGTTTTCCAAGAATGCCTTGGTTTTTTAAAGGCAAACCCTTCTTCGTCAGAAGTAGTAAATTTGCATATAGTCTCAGATTCATATTTCACACAACCACTTCATACCCTTTCCTTCAGGAACAATCTGAATAAAAATCCAGTACAAAACAATGCTTAAACAACCAATCATAAAAATGCACATGTTTCTAACTTAAAACAATTCTATAGCCAGAGAGCATGGAAGCTTTTGAAGGTAAAGAAGATACTCACAGAAGTAGAAATAGTCTTTTTGCCATCGGTTGCACGTATAAGACATCTATACTCAATGGGTTCACCACTAGTTGTCATCTTATTCCTTTGCACCTTAGATTTCATCGAAGCtaccaaaaacaattatcaaaatCAGACAATAAAAGCTCAAACCAATCAAAAATTGAGGACCCAGATAGAGAAATCCCAGAAAGATACTAAAAAGACAAAAGGGTCAATAGATTAAGGTAAAAAATCGAAACTTACAACGTTTAAGAGTAACCCAAATTGAGCCTTTGTCGGTGCTGTTTTGATACAAGGTTGTTAGTTCATTGAGAAACGGATCGAGTTGTAAAAGAACCTGAATTGAATTAACCAAACATCATCATCAGAATTTATAAGACATAAGTAAAATATTAGTATTAGATTCAAGAGTGTGAGAGATCAAGATTCGAGATttaccatgattttttttgcctTCGGAGATTGTAGCTGGAGTGCACAGCATACATGGAGTGCCGAGGAGAGGAAGAAGGGCTTATTTGTTTTGTATAGTCGCCTTCTCCTAGAAAGTTATTGGGCCTATtattgggtttttcttttcttcaaaagagcccatatatattaagaagtccataaaaaataaaaaacaaaatactattaaaaaaaacatgggatcGGTTTTACGTTCATATGAACactaagctaaaaaaaattcattttcaaactttctttctcttctaattcaaactttttatagcctaaataaatagaattatgCTTGGAATTATGAAAATGATATCAAATTAAGAGCATTGTTGTTAAAATCACTAGTTAACTCGAATGATTTTACGAATCAATATGTATTTAACATGTAAAATCagattaaaaactcaaaaaccagTAAAATTAGACAACTCgtgcaaaattgataaaattggtaaacttgatttgattttacgagtttactaaatttatgatatgaaCCAAGTCGGGTCCAAATTTGACTTTAAAATGTTTACTGACCAGTTTTGCAAAATTGAACATATCTTTCAAACCATACATTAGATATAGctgaaattttatagaaaaatattagacacatgaaaatatattgtgaTACATTTTTAGGTCAAATGAAGTCCGGGAACATAATATTTCAGAGGGTCAAAGTTAGTAAACGAATCTTGTCAAATATGTAAAACTAGACCTTCATGTACTGTTTGAGATATATCTGGAGCTACCGGTCGAATTTTACTGAGATTAAATTTGGGCTAGAAATTAGACATCTAAAGCTTTCTAACCATATATCGTAGGTCCAGTAATGCATCCAGATGAGAGAAAATGACATGTTTTAAATCAAGACTCAAATTTGCcaaaaatatatgaaagttAGAGATTCAGGCTATATAGAGGAATTTTAACATgaagactttttttattatttttatttatttatttatttatttttgaataattatttataatctgAATTTTTTCTAGCATATTAGATAttgtttaggggtttatttcattattgaatttatattagTTAATTACTAGTTTAGGTTCATTAGCTTGCAACCCAAAAGGAATCCATTAAGACTTATTGTGATGAGAACAACCAAGTTGTCACTAGGTTCATGTATACTTCCTACCGTTCAGTGATTCCCTTGTATTGAGAAATTTTATTCTGAGACTTTTTATTTCcccatatctttaatttattgattcatactatctatctctctcattttatttagatcactcattgattataatattgttgACTCACTTTATcagatttaatataatttaatttcttgactagaattgtcaatatataattagttaaaaaaacaattacttacAATTTACGATTTTACAATatgagtttatattttattttttgtgtcgtatcaaaaaaatatttttgacaaccttgattaAGAGATAGTgaactaaaaagtaaaatacagaaaaaatagGATGCTCAATtcaaatttatgttaattttcattttgattccaattttttttttgtttatttgacaGTCTTTAAGTtaagaaaatgagagagaaactCGCTGAAAATAGCAAAAAGATAGAAAGTTGtcggtttttttatgatttggtcATGAAACTCGAGAGAATTGGCGTTCATAGGCTCCATTCAATGAGAAAAATTTGACGCGGTTGTTTTGAGTCTTTATCTTGCCTATAAACATATCGAGGTGGAGagaaaatttttttgatttgattttgttattttaggccattttttgtatttttgattgtttaattgttttttctttagttcTAAGGGTGTTTATTAGATATTTTGGGAGAAAATGGgtgaaaaaatcaagttttataaggaaaaaaaccatAGCCCCGATTTTCCATCTACCACAATGGTAGCCGAATTTTAGGTAAAGATAGACGCCGCATCTTCTAccccttaaaaaaagaaaaacaaaacaacatccAAATATGTGGACCTAAATTGGGAAGCCCCTGCGCATGGACTTATTTTTAAAGGCCCAGGTGCATTGGGCTACCTAAGTCAGGCTCGCGCGCCTGATAATTTTtgtccttcaacttttttttcttttaatttcatcctttaacttaaaaaaaaaacaattgttatcatataattaagtaaaacatatttgaaaaaaataatattattaaactcattGGAGTCCATAACTTAGGTCATAGGTTTTAGGTTTGACATATTAAATCACAAAGCCCGTGTTAATACAATATGTTGTTATCTccatatttttcaaaaccaagatgtcatcttgaaaacttttttcaaagtcaaaccatgttttttaccAGTTATCTAGGTTACGTTTGTATCTACCAAGTCAACAAAAATATACATTTGCAAAGTTGAGCACCAATCAAATATCgagatatttgtttgaaattgtgaaaaCCTCATAAtaagcaaaccaaaataaattatgaagatcaattcaaaatcaatgaaaagaatattataggataaaattgaaagaaaaaaaattaaaaatattcaatcaaaataaacgctaataaaattaagcactaattaaatgttattataCTTGCTTAAAAcagagataatctcataaaagtaagttgaaataaattatgaagatcaatttaaaattaataaaatattaaatggtgtaattgaggaaaaaaaagtgaaaaaaatcaattgaaaaaaaaatagaagatagaatttgtttttttaaaatgtggtaGCTTCTTCACCGTTTAAATGAACATTGAAGGAACTAGAATTTTACCCTGTTCTTTTACTAGAGTAGATAATGCTTAGCgccatattatttattatttttaatacttggaaaaaataattgattagtttttgttaatgtaaTTTCATTCCTTTTCAAAGTTTTCAATGAAGAAGTCTttgattaaaaacatatattttgtttaCTCTTCAATCCAATTATATTTGTGCAACAACGCACTCATtacaaatgtattttttttctattaaatgttttataactattaaatctaataagactcataaaataataaattgatcaaTATGAAACAACCGTACGAGGAGTAcaataattcaagaaaaataaaatataaaatatattttttaatttttaatttaatttaattttaacaacgatattttaatcaaacataaagATTAACAATGTGAAATAACACACTGATGAAAATGACCCAATATAACCTTTAGCCCTTCATTAGATAATTGACTCATGCTCTCGTGGGTCAAACCAATTTTTCTGTAATGTTAAAATAGATGCTGGAGAATTgctagcatgtttttttttttaaatgcatgttaattcaattatatgatataaaaagCAATAACAGTAAATGGATcgaatctttaaaataaatgataacaaTAACTAGAAGGAAAAGTACgcttgtcaaaaataaaaatataataaaattgaatttcaaaagaacccaaagttaaaggataaaattgaaataaaaaaatgatagaataaAGTGTCTTAAGTCAACCCGAGCTAACATACAAATTCACAAGTCATGTTATGAGATTGAGCCAACttcattgaaaacaaattgagaaaaataacgATGGTCAATCCCCAATAATCCAAATACAGAAgactgaaataaataaataaaattcaatcaacaaaaaaaagcttaaaaaaattaaacacctGCAAACCTAGGTAAAGCCATCAAACCTCATGAGTCAGATTATGCGAATAGAATAACCTAATAGAAggtcaaatagaaaaaaaaaatgaaacttaaactttaaaaatagcCTAGTTTTGAAGGACTAAAccgaaataaatataaaaaaaacaatcacaaaaatATACATGGGTTAACTAGCCAAACTTGCTACCAAGgttataagatcaagataattaaaacaaaactaaagaaaataacaaaacccaTTTTCCCAAATAAAcaacattgaatgatgaaataaaaaaaataagtgtaaAATCAACCTTTGGAATGAGGCGCTGCCTCACGTGGAAGGAGGCATTATCGTGTTTCATTGTTAAACGGTGCCTCATGCgcaaccattttttatttttaaattatattttatatttattaaaatattgaattgtcTCTCAATCAAatctattataacaaaaaaaaaaaaccaaggtgAAGATACAAAATTTTGCTTTAAAGGGTAACTTGGTCATTTTATGAtgctttgtaaataaaaaaacaaataaatctggACGAATCTACTAAAAACTAGGTTAATCTTCCAAACTCGTTGCTGTTGAACTCTTAGATTCAGACTTAATCTAgaagctcaattttcaaccaatttgatgttgaatgatgaaattagaaaaacaatttcaatataaagtcaaagtaaaaaaaaatttgcaatcaaaagaaagaaaatcaaatttgataggaaaaaaaaacataaggaggatgaaatcatataaaattcaatattaaaaattatttaaaataaaacaaatagcaattaaaagaataaagacaataaatgaaaaaaaatagaggaggataaaattaaaaaaataatttcaataacataaactatttcaaataaaataaatactaataaaatgaacagggaatatatatattcttgttattgtataactaaataaaaaataaaacaaatacaaatcatatatattcttgttattgtataactaaataaaaaatatattttaattagaatttgcCGTGCTCAAGCAACTATGCTAGTTCACATATAATTAGGTATGGTGGAGTGTGAAAATGTTGGTTTAACATTGtagccaagaaaaatgattaatCTAAATATTGACGTGtcattgaatatatattaaccaaaactaatttctttttccaaacaaTTTTAAAGAATTACCTTCTACATCAGCCTAATGCATTCAATAAATATGTTgtagatgtaaaaaaaaaatcatctcaatttaaaagCTTAAACGGTTAAGTGAGGTTctataatatgatttatattattctctaacacacctccTCACATAAAAATTCTTTGgatttgaaacttgcacatgtttatattatcttgtgcttaatttttatcaaataaatagggattgtgagattcgaactcatgatcGTTTGGTCATTAAAGCTCTGATACcttgtcaaaaaatcatctcaacccaaaaacttaaactgttaggtgaggtcctattatatgatttatattattctctaacagtaAACTCAttggtgtttatttttgtttcttaattattttatttagtttcctACCATTTATCTGACTATTCTCCTAACTTAATTTAGAATTAAGATTTTTGATTCATGTCACAGTGAGGAAGCATTATGTGCAAAGATTCAGGCCTTTGCTTCAATAAGTACCAATAGATAGTattgtaaaaattaaactacAACTTATGAGCTCTTGTAATGAAATTACCTAAGTAATGGCTAAGGCTACAGTCTTCTCCTTGACCTGTGCAAGATCCATGCAATCGTGGATCACATTTCAGCCTACTGTACTGGCGATGGCTAATTATTGTCTACTTTATGCAATaagagcaatatatatatatatatatatatatatatatatagctgtcTAATGTAAATGTGATTCGTTTGTCAAACAGAAAGAAACTTTGATTGCGACCTCTCTACATGTGTTCTGTCAGCCTTCAAACATTTCTGCCTTTGCACTTAGTCTTATGACGACTCATGTCATGAGACACATGGATAGTGAAATAGGAACATTTTGGTGCAGCTTGTAGCTCACCCGGTCCTGCGAAGGTCTAGCTGCTGTCATCAATCGTATGACTTATTTCGTCCCTGTTTCGGGTTTGATCTTTTATGTGCATACCTGTCACTCCCGCAATGCCTTACCTGTTCCTAAGCTTGCAGAATGTCCAGTTgaccgtggggaatagtcgtggtgtgCTGAAGCTGGTCCGAACACCCCacgcaaattaaaaaaaaaaaaatcttcctcctTCTTAATTACAGGAGAGATACAAGGACAATTATTTAAAACTTATAGAACATGATTTAAATTCGTGGTTAGAGGTTAGTTCATTTGATGGATTTAATAGAAATCAGGTTtatgatatattaaatattataattgaagaTATGTGGCTAATATATAGTGTATCAACTGTTTGTTCCTCACAATTGGATTTACGCTTCCAATCTTTGATCGTCCAAGCAATTGTTCTAtttattctagttttttcttaaaaatattaaacatgttaTGGGCAAAATTACTTACAAACTAAGCCTATTAAAAAGTTCTAGAGAGTTGGGAAAAATTGCAGGACTTTACTACTAACCATCACAAATGGAACCACTAACAGTAACAAACTAAGTCCCtcaaagagttaaaaaaattactagaaaTGTCACTGACAATATGAAAATCACTAGCGAGTTTATTTCATCAATGATATAATCACGGATGaagttaaaaatagttttttatattgatgatattcCACACTCACTATTAAAATTATCGAtagaattatattaatatttttttttgtttagtgtgttcttttttttataaatatatcaataattataataGCGACGGAAGGACCAAGGTGAAGATACGAAATTTTGCTTTAAAGGGTAACTTGGTCATTTTATGAtgctttgtaaataaaaaaacaaataaatccgGACGAATCTACTAAAAACTAGGTTAATCTTCCAAACTCGCTGCTGTTGAACTCTTAGATTCAGACTCAATctagaagctcaattctcaatcaatttgatgttgaatgatgaaattagaaaaacaatttcaatataaagtcaaagtaaaaaaaaaatttgcaatcaaaagaaagaaaatcaaatttgataggaaaaaaaaacataaggaggatgaaatcatataaaaatcaatattaaaaattatttaaaataaaacaaatagcaaccaaaagaataaagacaataaataaaaaaaaatagaggaggataaaattaaaaaaataatttcaataacataaactatttcaaataaaataaatactaataaaatgaacagggaatatatatattcttgttattgtataactaaataaaaaataaaacaaatacaaatcatatatattcttgttattgtataactaaataaaaaatatattttaattagaaatttgcCGTGCTCAAGCAACTATGCTAGTTCACATCTAATTAGGTATGGTGGAGTGTGAAAATGTTGGTTTAACATTGtagccaagaaaaatgattaatCTAAATATTGACGTGtcattgaatatatattaaccaaaactaatttctttttccaaacaaTTTTAAAGAATTACCTTCTACATCAGCCTAATGCATTCAATAAATATGTTgtagatgtaaaaaaaaaatcatctcaatttaaaagCTTAAACGGTTAAGTGAGGTTtcataatatgatttatattattctctaacacaccccctcaaataaaagttctttggatttgaaacttgcacatgtttatattatcttgtgcttaatttttatcaaataaatagggattgtgagattcgaactcatgatcGTTTGGTCATTAAGGCTCTAATACCTTGTCAAAAagtcatctcaacccaaaaacttaaactgttaggtgaggtcctattatataatttatattattctctaacagtaAACTTattagtgtttatttttgtttcttaattattttatttagtttcctACCATTTATCTGACTATTCTCCTAACTTAATGTAGAATTAAGACTTTTGATTCATGTCATAGTGAGGAAGCATTATGTGCAAAGATTCAGGCCTTTGCTTCAATAAGTACCAATAGATAGTattgtaaaaattaaactacAACTTATGAGCTCTTGTAATGAAATTACCTAAGTAATGGCTAAGGCTACAGTCTTCTCCTTGACCTGTGCAAGATCCATGCAATCGTGGATCACATTTCAGCCTACTGTACTGGCGATGGCTAATTATTGTCTACTTTATGCAataagagaaatatatatatatatatatatatatatatatatatatatatatatatatatatatatatatatatatatatatagctgtcTAATGTAAATGTGATTCGTTTGTCAAACAGAAAGAAACTTTGATTGCGACCTCTCTACATGTGTTCTGTCAGCCTTCAAACATTTCTGCCTCTGCACTTAGTCTTATGACGACTCATGTCATGAGACACATGGATAGTGAAATAGGAACATTTTGGTGCACCTCGTCGCTCACCCGGTCCTGCAAAGGTCTAGTTGCGCTGTGGTTAATCGTGTAACTTGTTCCGTTCTTGTTCCGAGTTTGATTTTCTATGTGCACGCCTATCACCCctgcggtgccttacctgctcctgggcttgcaggatgtccagtgggccgtgagaaatagtcgtggtgcgcgcaagctgacctgAACACCCCAcgcaaatcaaaaaaaaaaaaggtcttccTCCTTCTTGATTACAGGAGAGATACaaggataattatttaaaacttATAGAACATGATTTAGATTCGTGGTCAGAGGTTAGTTCATTTGatggatttaataaaaatcaggtttatgatatgttaaatattataattgaagaTATGCGGCTAATATATAGTGTATCAACTGTTTGTTCCTCACAATTGGATTTACGCTTCCAATATTTGATCGTCCAAGCAATTGTTCTAtttattctagttttttcttaaaaatattaaacatgttaTGGGCAAAATTACTTACAAACTAAGCTTATAAAAAAGTTCTAGAGAGTTGGGAAAAATTGCAGGACTTTACTACTAACCATCACAAATGGAACCACTAACAGTAACAAACTAAGTCCCtcaaagagttaaaaaaattactagaaaTGTCACTGACAATATGAAAATCACTAGCGAGTTTATTTTATCAATGATATAATCACGGATGaagttaaaaatagttttttatattgatgatattcCACACTCCCTATTAAAATTATCGAtagaattatattaatattttttttgtttagtgtgttcttttttttataaatatatcaataattataataGCGACGGAAGGACCAAGATAATCAAAACCTTCAAAGATAAgattttcaaagatcatgtATCACATGTGATTTTGTCGGtaaatgttttttcaacaaaattaatATCTAACTACTGACAAAATAAAGCGTCATTATTATGTGTAATCTGAATATAAATTTTTCCTAGGACATGTTAGAAAAATATGTAATTCGAGAGTGATTGAAAGCTAattcgaagaagaagaaaaaaaggcttttgtttttttttgttttgttttgacaaGTAGCCAGGCGAGAAAGGAATAGTGAAGGGActctataattttaattagtcATCAAGCGATTCCATACTGCTCTACGCTATAAATACCAGAGCAGCATTTAGCCTCATTACGACGACCCAACTCCCTTGAACCACCCTGGATTTCTCTTATATCCTGTTCCAAATGATTCTTGGGGTTCTCGTTTTGCTAATTCTTTATGGCTTCTGGAAAACTTTAgccagagagagagaaagcaagaaactAGCCAGAGCCCCTGAACCATCCGGGGCATGGCCCGTGATTGGCCACCTGCCTCGCCTAAGAGGCCAGGACCCAGCATGTAAAACCCTTGCAGCCATTGCCGATAAATATGGCCCTATTTACTCACTCAGGCTCGGTTCTCATCGGATAGTGGTGGTGAGCAGTTGGGAAACAGTAAAGGATTGCTTGACTACCAATGACAGAATCTTGGCTACTAGAGCAAACATAGCAGCAGGAAAACATATGGGTTACAACAACGCAGCTTTTGCGTTGTCCCCATATGGAAAGTACTGGCGGGATGTTAGAAAGCTGGTCACTCTTCAGCTTCTATCGAACCACCGGCTTGAAATGCTCAAGCATGTCCGAGTATTAGAAGTAGACGCGTTCATCAAAGGTTTGCACAATTCTTATGCAGAAACAGCGGAGTACCCTGCGAAGGTGACTATGAGCAAATTGTTTGAGAGCTTGACGTTCAACATAAGCCTTAGAATGATAGTTGGAAAACGATATTGCAGCAGCTTATACGACAAAGAAAACAGCGAGCCATGGCGTTACAAAAAAGCCATAGAAAAAGCCTTGTATCTGAGTGGGATTTTTGTAATGTCTGATGCGATTCCATGGCTCGAATGGATTGATTTTCAGGGACATATAAGTGCTATGAAGAGGACTTCCAAGGAACTTGATGCCGTGATAGGAAGCTGGCTGGAGGAACATCTTAAGAAAGAAATACAAGGGGAAAGCGACTTCATGGACGTGATAATATCTAACCTTGCTGACGGTGCTGCTGAGATGTCTGGCTACTCTCGTGATGTTGTCATCAAGGCAACAACTTTGGTAAGTATGCTAATTCTGTAAGCTTGTCGTGCGTTTTCTTCCTTAATCCTTCACCATATCACATCATCATATATATCAGTAAGCGCAGGAATTAATTGAGTATTCCCATTTTCCATGGTTATAAGGCATAATTCATAtcggaaataaaaaacaaattagagaaAGTGAATTTCAAAGAAGCCCTCAATCAGAAACCATGGGATCTATAGACCGGATGACCACTCCAATAAAATAGGGGCATGCGTGGTGTTTTGATCATAGGTTTAAAACCCGGGTCAGGAACCACTTATCTCAAAAAAGTTTCTAATTATCCCTTCTAACATCTAACATTGCACGTCCaaaattctttttcttccttgtggtTGGAGGGTAAGGGGGCCCGGGACCCCTGAGACTTTCAAAGTCTGTCTCCTACCAACTGGACATTTTCTCAGGTACGCAGGGTTCTTAACTTCCAACTATTTTCAATTTTACACGTTTTGTGTTAATTCTGCAGATTCTGACCCTCACAGGAGCAGGAAGCACAGCGGTTACATTAACTTGGGCACTGTCCCTATTGCTAAACCACCCAAGTGTGCTAAGGGCTGCTCAAGAGGAGCTGGACAAGCAGGTGGGAAGAGAGAAATGGGTGGAGGAATCAGATATTCAGAACCTCATGTACCTCCAAGCAATAGTGAAAGAAACTCTGCGATTATACCCTCCAGGTCCCTTAACAGGAATACGTGAGGCCATGGAAGATTGTCATATTTGTGGCTATTATGTTCCTAAGGGCACTCGATTAGTAGTGAACATATGGAAGTTGCATCGAGACCCTCGTGTGTGGAAAAACCCAGATGACT
Coding sequences within it:
- the LOC133669385 gene encoding signal recognition particle 14 kDa protein, with amino-acid sequence MVLLQLDPFLNELTTLYQNSTDKGSIWVTLKRSSMKSKVQRNKMTTSGEPIEYRCLIRATDGKKTISTSVGARDHQRFQASYATILKAHMTALKKRERKDKKKAAEGDKKEGDVKKKPKRV
- the LOC133669566 gene encoding dimethylnonatriene synthase-like, which gives rise to MILGVLVLLILYGFWKTLARERESKKLARAPEPSGAWPVIGHLPRLRGQDPACKTLAAIADKYGPIYSLRLGSHRIVVVSSWETVKDCLTTNDRILATRANIAAGKHMGYNNAAFALSPYGKYWRDVRKLVTLQLLSNHRLEMLKHVRVLEVDAFIKGLHNSYAETAEYPAKVTMSKLFESLTFNISLRMIVGKRYCSSLYDKENSEPWRYKKAIEKALYLSGIFVMSDAIPWLEWIDFQGHISAMKRTSKELDAVIGSWLEEHLKKEIQGESDFMDVIISNLADGAAEMSGYSRDVVIKATTLILTLTGAGSTAVTLTWALSLLLNHPSVLRAAQEELDKQVGREKWVEESDIQNLMYLQAIVKETLRLYPPGPLTGIREAMEDCHICGYYVPKGTRLVVNIWKLHRDPRVWKNPDDFQPERFLTTHADLDFRGQDFEFIPFSSGRRSCPAINLGMAVVHLTLARLLQGFDLTTVAGLPVDMNEGPGIALPKLIPLEAVIKPRLGLPLYN